From one Lotus japonicus ecotype B-129 chromosome 3, LjGifu_v1.2 genomic stretch:
- the LOC130742848 gene encoding uncharacterized protein LOC130742848 codes for MASMASSSFFCNLKFHTKPNISSYSLSRIHLCQKKQKQEDNDIPTGQINRRALILRSSELATIGALFNLSGKKPDYLGVQKNPPALALCPATKNCVSTSENVTDLIHYAPPWNYSPESRKNPVSREEAIEELIEVIESTRPDKFTPKIVERKEDYLLVEYQSSILGLVDDVEFWFPPGKGSTVEYRSASRLGNFDFDMNRKRIKALREELEKKGWASQDSI; via the exons ATGGCTTCAATGGCATCTTCAAGCTTCTTCTGCAACCTCAAGTTTCACACCAAACCCAACATTAGTAGTTACTCTCTTTCTCGTATTCACCTCTGTcagaagaagcagaagcaggAGGACAACGACATCCCCACCGGCCAAATCAACCGAAG AGCACTCATATTGAGAAGCAGCGAGTTAGCAACCATTGGTGCCCTCTTCAATCTGAG TGGGAAAAAGCCTGATTATCTTGGAGTTCAGAAAAACCCACCAGCATTAGCTCTGTGTCCAGCAACTAAGAACTGCGTTTCAACCTCTGAGAATGTCACTGATCTCATCCATTATGCTCCTCCTTG GAACTATAGCCCTGAAAGTAGGAAAAACCCTGTGAGCAGAGAAGAGGCAATAGAGGAACTGATTGAAGTG ATAGAATCAACAAGACCAGACAAGTTTACACCAAAAATAGTTGAAAGGAAAGAAGACTATCTTCTCGTGGAGTACCAAAGCTCAATCTTGGGG CTTGTGGATGATGTTGAGTTCTGGTTCCCACCGGGTAAGGGTTCGACTGTGGAGTATCGATCTGCATCGCGGTTGGGAAACTTTGATTTTGACATGAATAGAAAAAGAATCAAG